A genomic window from Cupriavidus basilensis includes:
- a CDS encoding Hsp33 family molecular chaperone HslO, translating into MTDTTTPDTLQKFLFDAAPVRGELVRMQATWQEVLRRNHYPTPVRRLLGEMMSAAALLSANLKFNGALVMQVHGDGPVRMLVVECLSDLSMRATAKLAEGVTLADDATLADLVNVSGHGRFAITLDPQDKLPGQQPYQSIVPLADKHGPMTSMTAVLEHYMQTSEQLDTRLWLAADDKVAAGMLLQKLPSYGGTLEGHAEREPAQVGETGAPLAETARAQDLDTWDRACQLGATLKDAELLAETPDTLLRRLFWEDLEATGLRVFEPLTPHFQCSCSRAKVAGMLQNLGRVEIEDILVERGEVEIQCDFCGQQYHFDPVDCAQLFTPVPVATGAGDGAGQQH; encoded by the coding sequence GTGACTGACACCACCACCCCTGACACCCTGCAGAAATTCCTGTTCGACGCGGCCCCCGTGCGCGGCGAGCTGGTACGCATGCAGGCCACCTGGCAAGAAGTGCTGCGCCGCAACCATTACCCCACGCCGGTGCGCCGGCTGCTGGGCGAAATGATGTCGGCCGCCGCCCTGCTTTCGGCCAACCTGAAGTTCAACGGCGCGCTGGTGATGCAAGTGCACGGCGATGGCCCGGTGCGCATGCTGGTGGTGGAGTGCCTGTCCGACCTGTCAATGCGAGCAACGGCCAAGCTGGCCGAAGGCGTGACGCTGGCCGACGACGCCACATTGGCGGATCTCGTCAACGTCAGCGGCCACGGCCGCTTTGCCATCACGCTGGACCCGCAGGACAAGCTGCCCGGGCAGCAGCCGTACCAGAGCATCGTGCCCCTGGCCGACAAGCATGGCCCGATGACATCCATGACCGCCGTGCTCGAGCACTATATGCAGACGTCCGAGCAGCTCGACACGCGGCTATGGCTGGCCGCCGACGACAAGGTTGCCGCCGGCATGCTGCTGCAAAAGCTGCCCTCCTACGGCGGCACGCTGGAAGGCCACGCCGAGCGTGAGCCCGCGCAAGTCGGCGAAACCGGCGCGCCGCTGGCGGAGACCGCCCGCGCGCAGGACCTCGACACCTGGGACCGTGCCTGCCAGCTCGGCGCCACGCTCAAGGACGCCGAACTGCTGGCCGAGACCCCGGACACCTTACTGCGCCGCCTGTTCTGGGAAGACCTGGAAGCCACCGGCCTGCGTGTGTTCGAGCCGCTGACGCCGCACTTCCAATGCTCGTGCTCGCGCGCCAAGGTGGCGGGCATGCTGCAGAACCTGGGCCGCGTGGAAATTGAAGACATCCTGGTGGAACGCGGCGAAGTGGAAATCCAATGCGATTTCTGCGGCCAGCAATACCACTTCGACCCGGTCGACTGCGCGCAGCTGTTCACGCCGGTGCCTGTGGCTACCGGCGCCGGCGACGGCGCGGGCCAGCAGCACTGA